A region from the Benincasa hispida cultivar B227 chromosome 10, ASM972705v1, whole genome shotgun sequence genome encodes:
- the LOC120088264 gene encoding branchpoint-bridging protein isoform X2, which translates to MEHLKSGTLEVPKTQDSALGENVEDNSPGRQAKNQMPYNELLELEKREVIGEILKLNPSYKAPPDYRPLMKEDRLPLPVKEYPGFNFIGLIYGPSGENQKRLEKETGAKIRICGIKAGTGEKDEIKPTDVHGIQNVYEELYVYMSADTFDKIDAAISVIELLITSISGNLATGSALSDLVSTDGSSCSRAEGTTVSDMGQNQGVTQQRQVYAPTSVQGQFHYPSTWPSHNLTPAPGFISPQNPPSSIINNPIHLSTPTSNVSNVPSSFARPPAPVAFNPAFRGPPVPPPRQQLHVQDLQQPFMTQTSHVGQPRVHALTIQQPSLVPSNVSNPNFSGSGPLPSGLLPNMPGSSLPHLVPSSIPPGSRPDRPLAPSIVSTGFSGPTIGSSASMGANNMGQMASSLPPPFGPRAAPPLGVISSGAAPANTAVANVDGYASFPSGPSTPQATGINTNHPNTAPLPSPQMGLRPPFSVPSALLPSPAHNPPGNFIAGSASTPPTPPTNTSNFTFQPRGPQNPSQTILNLNIQNTPTVPTLQQPASGALSFHPPAPHFPRVANQPFPGPQAGSQIGTHQMQEIASNPIGMQVSTRIPAFLDPGPRTQLHQRNFGPGLQMQIPKLPGNFPQRPGNPMQFEQGFPMRAPRPELRFTPPQYRSNLTFVSGKPPSSSGGQQIYDPFSPTSVSGPQQQGTIH; encoded by the exons ATGGAACACCTTAAGtctggaactttggaggttccAAAGACACAAGATTCAGCATTAGGTGAGAATGTAGAGGATAATTCCCCTGGACGCCAAGCGAAAAATCAG ATGCCGTACAATGAACTTTTGGAACTTGAAAAACGTGAAGTTATTG GTGAAATACTAAAACTGAATCCAAGTTATAAGGCCCCTCCTGATTATAGACCCTTGATGAAAGAGGACAGGTTACCTCTCCCG GTTAAAGAGTATCCTGGTTTTAACTTTATTGGCTTAATATATGGCCCCAGTGGTGAAAATCAAAAGCGATTAGAAAAG GAAACTGGAGCCAAAATACGAATTTGTGGTATTAAAGCTGGGACTGGTGAAAAG GACGAAATTAAACCAACTGATGTACACGGAATTCAAAATGTTTATGAAGAGCTGTATGTTTACATGTCAGCTGATACATTTGATAAGATCGATGCTGCAATTTCTGTCATAGAACTCCTAATCACCTCAATATCG GGAAATCTGGCCACTGGTTCCGCATTGTCTGATTTGGTTTCTACCGATGGAAGTTCTTGCAGCCGAGCCGAGGGTACTACAGTCTCAGATATGGGGCAGAACCAGGGGGTTACGCAACAAAGACAAGTTTATGCGCCAACTTCAGTGCAAGGGCAGTTTCATTACCCTAGTACGTGGCCTTCTCACAATTTAACGCCAGCTCCTGGATTTATTTCCCCACAAAATCCTCCGTCATCAATTATAAACAATCCAATCCATTTGTCAACACCCACTTCAAACGTTTCTAATGTACCATCATCATTTGCACGTCCACCTGCTCCAGTTGCTTTCAATCCAGCTTTCCGAGGCCCTCCTGTTCCTCCGCCCAGACAACAGTTACATGTACAAGACTTACAGCAACCTTTCATGACTCAAACCAGTCATGTTGGCCAACCCAGAGTTCATGCTTTGACGATTCAACAGCCCTCACTAGTTCCATCTAATGTCTCAAATCCGAACTTCAGTGGTAGTGGTCCATTACCTTCAGGACTACTCCCGAATATGCCAGGATCATCTTTGCCTCACCTTGTTCCCAGTAGCATTCCTCCAGGATCACGGCCTGATCGTCCATTGGCACCTAGCATAGTTTCTACTGGTTTTTCTGGACCCACAATTGGCAGTTCAGCGTCTATGGGTGCAAATAACATGGGACAGATGGCTTCATCACTTCCCCCACCCTTTGGGCCTCGTGCAGCTCCACCGCTGGGTGTTATTTCTTCTGGCGCAGCACCTGCAAATACAGCAGTAGCCAATGTGGATGGATATGCATCTTTTCCTTCTGGACCATCCACTCCCCAAGCAACAGGTATAAATACAAATCATCCTAATACAGCTCCACTTCCGTCACCCCAGATGGGGCTTCGGCCACCATTTTCAGTGCCTTCTGCACTATTACCGTCACCAGCACACAATCCTCCTGGTAACTTCATTGCTGGATCTGCTTCAACTCCTCCAACACCACCTACCAATACAAGCAATTTTACATTCCAACCACGTGGCCCTCAAAATCCATCTCaaacaattttgaatttaaacattcaaaacACACCAACCGTACCTACATTGCAACAGCCTGCATCTGGGGCACTATCTTTCCATCCACCAGCTCCACATTTTCCGAGGGTTGCCAATCAACCCTTTCCCGGACCCCAAGCTGGCAGCCAAATTGGTACTCATCAAATGCAAGAGATAGCTTCGAATCCTATTGGCATGCAGGTCTCAACTAGAATTCCTGCTTTTCTCGATCCAGGTCCTCGAACACAACTGCATCAAAGAAACTTTGGTCCAGGCTTGCAAATGCAAATCCCAAAGTTGCCAGGCAATTTTCCTCAGAGACCGGGAAACCCCATGCAATTTGAACAAGGTTTCCCCATGCGAGCACCTCGACCTGAACTCCGCTTTACTCCCCCACAGTACAGGAGCAACCTGACGTTTGTTTCTGGTAAGCCACCTTCCAGTTCCGGAGGGCAGCAAATTTATGATCCATTCTCGCCTACATCTGTATCTGGTCCACAACAGCAGGGAACAATCCACTAA
- the LOC120088264 gene encoding branchpoint-bridging protein isoform X1 — translation MSAEVEKTSHIESKNAKMSGVNICSAAPVGSQKVSMFAAKTGFVIPKNKLSGSLVPIFRVNKRSGGNESANGENDKQTQRNTKWGPDLTQDAAVRKGRLIAYQTRLEQIMEHLKSGTLEVPKTQDSALGENVEDNSPGRQAKNQMPYNELLELEKREVIGEILKLNPSYKAPPDYRPLMKEDRLPLPVKEYPGFNFIGLIYGPSGENQKRLEKETGAKIRICGIKAGTGEKDEIKPTDVHGIQNVYEELYVYMSADTFDKIDAAISVIELLITSISGNLATGSALSDLVSTDGSSCSRAEGTTVSDMGQNQGVTQQRQVYAPTSVQGQFHYPSTWPSHNLTPAPGFISPQNPPSSIINNPIHLSTPTSNVSNVPSSFARPPAPVAFNPAFRGPPVPPPRQQLHVQDLQQPFMTQTSHVGQPRVHALTIQQPSLVPSNVSNPNFSGSGPLPSGLLPNMPGSSLPHLVPSSIPPGSRPDRPLAPSIVSTGFSGPTIGSSASMGANNMGQMASSLPPPFGPRAAPPLGVISSGAAPANTAVANVDGYASFPSGPSTPQATGINTNHPNTAPLPSPQMGLRPPFSVPSALLPSPAHNPPGNFIAGSASTPPTPPTNTSNFTFQPRGPQNPSQTILNLNIQNTPTVPTLQQPASGALSFHPPAPHFPRVANQPFPGPQAGSQIGTHQMQEIASNPIGMQVSTRIPAFLDPGPRTQLHQRNFGPGLQMQIPKLPGNFPQRPGNPMQFEQGFPMRAPRPELRFTPPQYRSNLTFVSGKPPSSSGGQQIYDPFSPTSVSGPQQQGTIH, via the exons ATGAGTGCAGAGGTTGAAAAGACATCTCATATTGAATCTAAAAATGCGAAGATGTCTGGAGTAAATATTTGTTCTGCTGCACCTGTGGGAAGCCAAAAGGTTTCCATGTTTGCAGCAAAGACTGGGTTTGTTATCCCAAAAAACAAACTTTCCGGGTCTTTGGTTCCCATCTTTCGAGTGAACAAAAGGTCAGGAGGGAATGAATCAGCTAATGGAGAAAATGATAAACAGACCCAAAGAAATACAAAGTGGGGTCCTGATTTAACACAAGATGCTGCAGTCAGAAAGGGAAGGCTCATAGCTTATCAG ACTCGATTGGAACAAATCATGGAACACCTTAAGtctggaactttggaggttccAAAGACACAAGATTCAGCATTAGGTGAGAATGTAGAGGATAATTCCCCTGGACGCCAAGCGAAAAATCAG ATGCCGTACAATGAACTTTTGGAACTTGAAAAACGTGAAGTTATTG GTGAAATACTAAAACTGAATCCAAGTTATAAGGCCCCTCCTGATTATAGACCCTTGATGAAAGAGGACAGGTTACCTCTCCCG GTTAAAGAGTATCCTGGTTTTAACTTTATTGGCTTAATATATGGCCCCAGTGGTGAAAATCAAAAGCGATTAGAAAAG GAAACTGGAGCCAAAATACGAATTTGTGGTATTAAAGCTGGGACTGGTGAAAAG GACGAAATTAAACCAACTGATGTACACGGAATTCAAAATGTTTATGAAGAGCTGTATGTTTACATGTCAGCTGATACATTTGATAAGATCGATGCTGCAATTTCTGTCATAGAACTCCTAATCACCTCAATATCG GGAAATCTGGCCACTGGTTCCGCATTGTCTGATTTGGTTTCTACCGATGGAAGTTCTTGCAGCCGAGCCGAGGGTACTACAGTCTCAGATATGGGGCAGAACCAGGGGGTTACGCAACAAAGACAAGTTTATGCGCCAACTTCAGTGCAAGGGCAGTTTCATTACCCTAGTACGTGGCCTTCTCACAATTTAACGCCAGCTCCTGGATTTATTTCCCCACAAAATCCTCCGTCATCAATTATAAACAATCCAATCCATTTGTCAACACCCACTTCAAACGTTTCTAATGTACCATCATCATTTGCACGTCCACCTGCTCCAGTTGCTTTCAATCCAGCTTTCCGAGGCCCTCCTGTTCCTCCGCCCAGACAACAGTTACATGTACAAGACTTACAGCAACCTTTCATGACTCAAACCAGTCATGTTGGCCAACCCAGAGTTCATGCTTTGACGATTCAACAGCCCTCACTAGTTCCATCTAATGTCTCAAATCCGAACTTCAGTGGTAGTGGTCCATTACCTTCAGGACTACTCCCGAATATGCCAGGATCATCTTTGCCTCACCTTGTTCCCAGTAGCATTCCTCCAGGATCACGGCCTGATCGTCCATTGGCACCTAGCATAGTTTCTACTGGTTTTTCTGGACCCACAATTGGCAGTTCAGCGTCTATGGGTGCAAATAACATGGGACAGATGGCTTCATCACTTCCCCCACCCTTTGGGCCTCGTGCAGCTCCACCGCTGGGTGTTATTTCTTCTGGCGCAGCACCTGCAAATACAGCAGTAGCCAATGTGGATGGATATGCATCTTTTCCTTCTGGACCATCCACTCCCCAAGCAACAGGTATAAATACAAATCATCCTAATACAGCTCCACTTCCGTCACCCCAGATGGGGCTTCGGCCACCATTTTCAGTGCCTTCTGCACTATTACCGTCACCAGCACACAATCCTCCTGGTAACTTCATTGCTGGATCTGCTTCAACTCCTCCAACACCACCTACCAATACAAGCAATTTTACATTCCAACCACGTGGCCCTCAAAATCCATCTCaaacaattttgaatttaaacattcaaaacACACCAACCGTACCTACATTGCAACAGCCTGCATCTGGGGCACTATCTTTCCATCCACCAGCTCCACATTTTCCGAGGGTTGCCAATCAACCCTTTCCCGGACCCCAAGCTGGCAGCCAAATTGGTACTCATCAAATGCAAGAGATAGCTTCGAATCCTATTGGCATGCAGGTCTCAACTAGAATTCCTGCTTTTCTCGATCCAGGTCCTCGAACACAACTGCATCAAAGAAACTTTGGTCCAGGCTTGCAAATGCAAATCCCAAAGTTGCCAGGCAATTTTCCTCAGAGACCGGGAAACCCCATGCAATTTGAACAAGGTTTCCCCATGCGAGCACCTCGACCTGAACTCCGCTTTACTCCCCCACAGTACAGGAGCAACCTGACGTTTGTTTCTGGTAAGCCACCTTCCAGTTCCGGAGGGCAGCAAATTTATGATCCATTCTCGCCTACATCTGTATCTGGTCCACAACAGCAGGGAACAATCCACTAA